The following are from one region of the uncultured Desulfovibrio sp. genome:
- a CDS encoding MBL fold metallo-hydrolase, with translation MPVATFPLGPLQTNSYLIHSGTQAVAVDVGGDPEPMLEYLAKHGLKLAAICITHRHFDHVYGVADLQKATGAPVYISADDDCLEGTESAQGGLWGFPTVTPYQSQPIALGKTSFGGMECEVLATPGHTPGGVSLFFPTEQLVFTGDALFYRSIGRTDFPGGDHDGLLRSVTEVLFKLPEDAVVYPGHGPSTTIGDEKKSNPFCGEFQL, from the coding sequence ATGCCAGTTGCCACGTTTCCCCTCGGCCCTTTGCAGACCAACAGCTACCTTATCCACAGCGGCACTCAGGCCGTTGCGGTGGACGTGGGCGGCGACCCGGAACCCATGCTGGAGTATCTGGCTAAGCACGGTCTGAAACTGGCTGCCATCTGCATTACCCATCGGCACTTCGACCACGTTTACGGCGTGGCGGATTTGCAGAAGGCTACAGGAGCACCTGTTTACATCAGCGCCGATGATGACTGCCTGGAGGGGACGGAATCCGCGCAGGGCGGCCTGTGGGGCTTTCCCACTGTGACTCCGTATCAGTCGCAGCCCATAGCTCTGGGCAAGACCTCGTTCGGCGGAATGGAATGCGAAGTGCTTGCCACCCCTGGGCACACCCCGGGCGGAGTTTCGCTGTTTTTCCCTACTGAACAACTTGTTTTTACAGGAGATGCGCTCTTTTACCGCTCTATTGGCCGCACGGACTTTCCCGGCGGCGATCACGACGGCCTGCTGCGCTCAGTGACGGAAGTACTTTTCAAACTGCCGGAAGACGCCGTTGTGTACCCTGGTCACGGTCCCTCCACCACCATTGGCGATGAAAAAAAGAGCAACCCTTTTTGCGGTGAATTTCAGCTATGA
- a CDS encoding flavodoxin family protein encodes MNNVLVLQCSPHVGGVSDSVANLFTKGMAEAGIEARTVALRDYAYSPCTGCGGCSRPPHKCILANRPLPGQNDACAQMDQAEEIFQMINEAQMIMISSPIYFYFLPAHFKALIDRTQRFWMLQGGEDRGSLPLSRAKPVLVAMTAGRRRGNLLFSGSLLSLKYFLAPLGAAVRETRLLRGLESTKDLHERPAVIAALHAWGHDWGHRLATENASYELTQPLPEAADKP; translated from the coding sequence ATGAACAACGTGCTTGTGCTCCAGTGCAGTCCTCATGTGGGAGGCGTTTCTGATTCGGTGGCAAACCTTTTTACAAAAGGCATGGCCGAAGCCGGAATTGAAGCGCGCACTGTAGCCTTGCGCGACTATGCATATTCGCCCTGTACGGGGTGCGGCGGCTGCTCCAGGCCGCCGCACAAATGCATTCTGGCCAATCGGCCCCTGCCCGGTCAGAATGATGCCTGCGCCCAGATGGACCAGGCTGAAGAAATTTTTCAAATGATCAACGAAGCACAGATGATCATGATTTCTTCTCCCATTTATTTCTATTTTCTACCAGCGCACTTCAAGGCGCTTATCGACAGAACCCAACGATTCTGGATGTTACAAGGCGGCGAAGACCGCGGTTCCCTGCCCCTTTCCCGCGCAAAGCCCGTGCTTGTAGCCATGACCGCAGGGCGTCGGCGCGGCAATCTGTTGTTTTCAGGCTCTCTGCTCTCGCTCAAATACTTTCTGGCCCCCCTTGGGGCTGCCGTTCGGGAAACCCGACTGCTGCGCGGGCTTGAATCAACCAAGGATCTGCACGAACGCCCCGCAGTAATTGCCGCCCTGCATGCCTGGGGGCACGACTGGGGCCACAGGCTCGCCACAGAAAATGCCAGCTATGAGCTGACCCAGCCCCTGCCCGAAGCTGCGGACAAACCATAG
- a CDS encoding ComF family protein, with the protein MQKTLGLNQDRCLHCLRPFSPAFAAHLNAATAPESLLCPQCCDLLTPYAGPRCPRCGIPPSDPQAGNSICGACLQNPPPWSGAAFYGLYQGALRHTLLRLKFDGHLYLAPLLGNFLLESVTCLPRPDVIVAVPQHPAHLRRRGYNQAHELARALHGLSGLPVSSRLLSRPVPGQEQAHLGAKDRRSNVRHSFAASPEARGLRVWIVDDVMTTGSTMNAAASALLAGGAARVDAVFAARTPLNTAAEISDLPSHAG; encoded by the coding sequence ATGCAAAAAACACTGGGGCTGAACCAAGACCGCTGTTTGCACTGTCTGCGTCCCTTTTCCCCTGCGTTTGCGGCGCATCTCAATGCCGCGACAGCGCCGGAATCCCTCCTTTGCCCCCAATGCTGCGACCTGCTCACCCCATACGCCGGGCCCAGATGCCCGCGTTGCGGAATTCCGCCTTCTGATCCACAGGCAGGCAACAGCATCTGCGGCGCATGTCTACAAAATCCACCGCCGTGGAGCGGCGCTGCTTTCTACGGCCTCTATCAGGGGGCCCTGCGGCACACCCTGCTGCGGCTCAAGTTTGACGGGCATCTGTACCTTGCCCCCCTGTTGGGAAATTTTCTGCTTGAATCGGTGACCTGCCTGCCCCGGCCAGATGTCATTGTGGCAGTGCCGCAGCATCCCGCCCATCTGCGCCGCCGGGGATACAATCAGGCCCACGAACTGGCGCGGGCACTGCACGGCCTGTCAGGCCTGCCTGTGTCTTCAAGGCTGCTTTCCCGCCCCGTGCCCGGTCAGGAGCAGGCGCACCTGGGGGCAAAAGACCGGCGCAGCAACGTGCGTCACAGCTTTGCCGCCTCGCCGGAGGCAAGGGGGTTGCGCGTATGGATTGTGGACGATGTTATGACCACTGGCAGCACCATGAATGCCGCAGCCAGCGCCCTGCTCGCAGGTGGAGCCGCGCGGGTGGATGCGGTATTTGCCGCCAGAACGCCGCTCAACACAGCCGCCGAAATTTCGGATCTCCCAAGCCATGCGGGGTAA